Proteins from a single region of Streptomyces vinaceus:
- a CDS encoding phosphatidylglycerol lysyltransferase domain-containing protein, producing MGEARLTSADIDRTAQAAKAAQGSGNGTNNSRKDEKRDEGGGRETGRGSARSRRSAAFAVWYLRAVTFVNFLSAVWLSLGQDLRRHNTADFYTPYLLTAGFASGLFSLLLAVTMGRRKRAAWILNLVLGGMLLLAFATAAFAPCTSGDFNLCYPEFRDHTQNWVSLALTAAFVGALVLGRREFYAKGDRSNPKLATAVGAVGLLCTSLLAALIVGAANTDPDAAEATFLARWRYGVMRLITLEPNARDYASITTPGWVDIVINVMSTLLLIAVLLAAFRSRRAVDPLTPQDEEQLRALLAKQGDRDSLGYFALRREKSVIWSPTGKAAVTYRVVGGVSLASGDPIGDPEAWPGAIEPWLAEAREHGWVPAVMGASEEAGQIYARHGLDALELGDEAIVETDEFTLEGRAMRTVRQAYNRVKRAGYTVRIRRHADIPADEMDVLLARADDWRDGATERGFSMALGRLGDPGDGQCVMLECTDGNGDLRAVLSFVPWGPKGLSLDLMRRDRDSENGLMEFMVIELLERSKEIGVTQVSLNFAMFRSVFERGSKLGAGPVLRMWRSLLSFFSRWWQIESLYRANAKYRPIWEPRFMLFEKSSDLLRIGIAAGRAEGFLEAPGLPKWLNRKHLETNR from the coding sequence ATGGGAGAGGCCCGCTTGACCAGCGCAGACATCGACCGGACCGCACAGGCTGCCAAGGCAGCGCAAGGATCCGGCAACGGCACGAACAACAGCAGGAAAGACGAGAAGAGGGACGAAGGGGGCGGCCGGGAGACCGGCCGGGGATCCGCCCGCTCACGGCGCAGCGCCGCGTTCGCGGTCTGGTACCTGCGCGCCGTCACCTTCGTCAACTTCCTCAGCGCGGTGTGGCTTTCGCTCGGGCAGGACCTGCGCCGGCACAACACCGCCGATTTCTACACCCCGTACCTGCTCACGGCGGGCTTCGCCTCCGGCCTGTTCTCGCTGCTGCTCGCGGTCACCATGGGCCGCCGCAAGCGGGCCGCCTGGATCCTGAACCTGGTGCTGGGCGGCATGCTGCTGCTGGCCTTCGCCACGGCGGCCTTCGCCCCGTGCACCAGCGGTGACTTCAACCTCTGCTACCCGGAGTTCCGCGACCACACCCAGAACTGGGTCTCCCTCGCCCTGACCGCGGCCTTCGTCGGCGCCCTGGTGCTCGGCCGCCGCGAGTTCTACGCCAAGGGCGACCGCTCCAACCCCAAGCTGGCCACCGCCGTCGGCGCCGTCGGCCTGCTGTGCACCTCGCTGCTCGCCGCGCTGATCGTCGGCGCCGCCAACACCGACCCGGACGCCGCCGAGGCCACCTTCCTGGCCCGCTGGCGGTACGGCGTGATGCGGCTGATCACCCTGGAGCCCAACGCCCGCGACTACGCCTCGATCACCACGCCGGGCTGGGTGGACATCGTGATCAACGTCATGTCCACGCTGCTCCTGATCGCCGTACTGCTCGCCGCCTTCCGCTCGCGCCGCGCCGTCGACCCCCTCACCCCGCAGGACGAGGAGCAGCTGCGCGCGCTGCTCGCCAAGCAGGGCGACCGCGACTCGCTGGGCTACTTCGCGCTGCGCCGCGAGAAGTCCGTCATCTGGTCCCCCACCGGCAAGGCGGCCGTCACGTACCGCGTCGTCGGCGGCGTCTCACTGGCCTCCGGCGACCCGATCGGCGACCCCGAGGCCTGGCCCGGCGCCATCGAGCCCTGGCTGGCCGAGGCCCGCGAGCACGGCTGGGTGCCGGCCGTGATGGGCGCGAGCGAGGAAGCCGGGCAGATCTACGCGCGCCACGGGCTGGACGCGCTGGAGCTGGGCGACGAGGCCATCGTCGAGACCGACGAGTTCACGCTGGAGGGCCGCGCCATGCGGACCGTCCGGCAGGCCTACAACCGCGTCAAGCGCGCCGGGTACACGGTGCGCATCCGTCGCCACGCCGACATCCCGGCGGACGAGATGGACGTGCTCCTCGCCCGCGCCGACGACTGGCGCGACGGCGCCACCGAGCGCGGCTTCTCGATGGCGCTGGGCCGACTGGGCGACCCCGGCGACGGCCAGTGCGTCATGCTGGAGTGCACCGACGGCAACGGCGATCTGCGCGCCGTGCTGTCCTTCGTGCCGTGGGGCCCCAAGGGCCTGTCGCTGGACCTGATGCGCCGCGACCGCGATTCCGAGAACGGGCTGATGGAGTTCATGGTCATCGAACTCCTCGAACGCTCCAAGGAGATCGGCGTCACACAGGTCTCGCTCAACTTCGCGATGTTCCGTTCCGTCTTCGAGCGGGGGTCCAAGCTCGGCGCGGGTCCGGTGCTGCGCATGTGGCGCTCGCTGCTGAGCTTCTTCTCCCGCTGGTGGCAGATCGAGTCCCTCTACCGGGCCAACGCCAAATACCGGCCGATCTGGGAGCCGCGGTTCATGCTCTTCGAGAAGAGCTCCGACCTGCTGCGGATCGGTATCGCGGCGGGCCGGGCCGAGGGCTTCCTGGAGGCTCCCGGGCTGCCGAAGTGGCTGAACCGCAAACATCTGGAGACCAATCGTTGA
- the cobT gene encoding nicotinate-nucleotide--dimethylbenzimidazole phosphoribosyltransferase has translation MTTLNLDDFSDLIERPDGGVRRDAEERRERLAVPAGALGRLDELAEWLAAAQGRVPVRPIERPRVVLFAADHGIAAAGVSARPAGGAHELVRSVLDGNSPVSILADRLGAGVRIVDAGLDCEPGLLPEDVVRHRVRRGSGRIDVEDALTREEADAALRLGMRIADEEADSGTDLVVLGDLSVGGTTVAATLVAALCGTDASVVTGRGGRPIDDLTWMRKCAAVRDALRRARPVLGDQVALLAAVGGADVAAITGFLLQCAVRRTPVVLDGVVSAACGLVAQRAAFRAPDWWLAGQASGEPGQTKALDRMALNPVLDHGVTVGEGTGALLALPLVQAAAALAAELPEQAAREPREPQEPKD, from the coding sequence ATGACCACGCTGAATCTCGACGACTTCTCCGATCTGATCGAGCGCCCCGACGGGGGCGTCCGGCGTGACGCCGAGGAACGCCGTGAGCGGCTGGCCGTGCCGGCCGGGGCGCTGGGGCGGCTCGACGAGCTCGCCGAATGGCTGGCCGCCGCGCAGGGGCGGGTTCCCGTCCGCCCGATCGAGCGGCCCCGCGTCGTGCTGTTCGCCGCCGACCACGGGATCGCCGCCGCGGGGGTATCCGCACGGCCCGCCGGCGGCGCGCACGAGCTGGTGCGCTCGGTGCTCGACGGCAACAGCCCGGTCTCGATCCTGGCCGACCGCCTGGGCGCCGGCGTACGGATCGTGGACGCCGGTCTGGACTGCGAGCCCGGCCTGCTGCCCGAGGACGTGGTCCGCCACCGGGTGCGCCGCGGCAGCGGGCGCATCGACGTCGAGGACGCGCTCACCCGCGAGGAGGCCGACGCGGCCCTGCGGCTCGGGATGCGGATCGCCGACGAGGAGGCCGACTCCGGTACGGACCTCGTGGTCCTCGGGGACTTGAGCGTCGGTGGAACGACGGTCGCGGCGACGCTCGTCGCGGCCCTGTGCGGAACCGATGCCTCCGTGGTCACCGGGCGCGGCGGGCGGCCCATCGACGACCTGACCTGGATGCGCAAGTGCGCGGCGGTCCGCGACGCGCTGCGCCGGGCCCGCCCCGTCCTCGGCGACCAGGTCGCCCTGCTCGCCGCGGTCGGCGGCGCGGACGTGGCCGCGATCACCGGCTTCCTGCTCCAGTGCGCGGTGCGCCGTACGCCGGTCGTCCTCGACGGGGTCGTTTCCGCAGCGTGCGGGCTGGTGGCCCAGCGCGCGGCGTTCCGCGCGCCCGACTGGTGGCTGGCCGGGCAGGCCAGCGGCGAGCCGGGCCAGACGAAGGCCCTGGACCGGATGGCACTCAACCCCGTGCTCGACCACGGCGTCACAGTGGGAGAGGGAACCGGGGCACTGCTGGCCCTCCCCCTGGTCCAGGCGGCCGCCGCGCTCGCGGCGGAGCTCCCGGAGCAGGCGGCGCGGGAGCCGCGAGAGCCGCAGGAGCCGAAGGACTGA
- a CDS encoding bifunctional adenosylcobinamide kinase/adenosylcobinamide-phosphate guanylyltransferase has product MELTLLGTGTPEGLPRPGCPCAACAVSVGSRSRAATSLLVDGALLLDLTPGAVLAGARAGHSLAGVRQVLLTHPHDGPPVELPPGLPAAGRVPDGRELAVISGHRVRAVPMDAPGTGYEVTGPDGSRLLYLPPGGAPAGTNGVSGQRPYDMVLADVLGRPEALARLRASGAAGPTTDVIAVHLDHDVPPGRELERRCAAAGARAVPDGTTVTVGDYHAVPDLPRRTLVLGGARSGKSVEAERRLTAFPEVEYVATGGTRDGDAEWAARVGLHRERRPASWRTVETCELAPLLVEGGPPLLIDCLALWLTDAMDRVGAWDDAVWAGRGRKELRERVAELVAAVRATRRTVVAVSNEVGSGVVPATASGRRFRDELGRLNSLVAGECEHVLLVVAGQAVTLKD; this is encoded by the coding sequence GTGGAACTCACTCTGCTCGGCACCGGCACACCCGAAGGACTGCCCCGCCCCGGCTGTCCCTGCGCGGCCTGCGCGGTTTCCGTAGGCTCCCGGTCGCGCGCCGCGACCTCACTGCTCGTCGACGGTGCGCTGCTGCTCGACCTGACCCCCGGGGCGGTGCTGGCCGGCGCCCGCGCGGGGCATTCGCTGGCCGGCGTACGGCAGGTCCTGCTCACCCATCCGCACGACGGACCGCCGGTCGAGCTGCCCCCCGGGCTGCCGGCCGCCGGGCGGGTGCCGGACGGGCGGGAGCTGGCGGTGATCAGCGGGCACCGGGTGCGGGCGGTGCCGATGGACGCGCCGGGCACCGGGTACGAGGTGACCGGCCCGGACGGGAGCCGGCTGCTGTACCTGCCGCCCGGCGGGGCACCCGCCGGGACGAACGGGGTCTCGGGGCAGCGCCCGTACGACATGGTCCTCGCGGACGTGCTGGGCCGGCCGGAGGCGCTGGCCCGGCTGCGGGCGAGCGGCGCCGCCGGGCCGACCACGGACGTGATCGCGGTGCACCTGGACCACGACGTACCGCCGGGCCGGGAACTGGAGCGCCGTTGCGCGGCGGCCGGGGCGCGGGCCGTGCCGGACGGGACGACGGTGACGGTCGGCGACTACCACGCGGTGCCGGACCTGCCGCGCCGGACGCTGGTGCTCGGCGGGGCGCGCTCGGGGAAGTCCGTCGAGGCGGAGCGTCGCCTGACCGCCTTCCCGGAGGTGGAGTACGTGGCCACCGGCGGCACCCGGGACGGCGACGCGGAGTGGGCGGCGCGGGTCGGCCTGCACCGGGAGCGGCGGCCGGCGAGCTGGCGGACGGTGGAGACCTGCGAGCTGGCTCCGCTGCTGGTGGAGGGAGGGCCTCCGCTGCTGATCGACTGTCTGGCGCTGTGGCTGACGGACGCGATGGACCGGGTGGGGGCCTGGGACGACGCGGTCTGGGCGGGCCGGGGCCGCAAAGAGCTGCGGGAGCGGGTGGCGGAGCTGGTGGCGGCGGTGCGCGCGACCCGCCGGACGGTCGTGGCGGTCAGCAACGAGGTGGGCTCGGGCGTCGTTCCCGCGACCGCTTCCGGGCGGCGCTTCCGCGATGAACTGGGGCGCCTGAACAGCCTGGTGGCGGGCGAGTGCGAGCACGTGCTGCTGGTGGTGGCCGGGCAGGCCGTGACCTTGAAGGACTGA
- a CDS encoding class I SAM-dependent methyltransferase: MWLEGLGGLRNAVRQELVGRQVDEQIAHRFPVGQRLRVLDVGMGQGTQALRLARAGHKVTGLEQDPAMLAVAREALAAEPAGIQDRVELLEGDGRETGAHFLPGSFDVVLCHGVLMYVPEPDAMLAGLARMLAPGGLLSLLVRNGDALAMRPGLGADWSAALAAFDTVDYTNRLGLDVRADRLAGLTATLSGIGAPLSAWYGVRVFTDGTEAGETLPPDEELERLLAAEDRAGRTDPYRGVAALLHLCGVRG, encoded by the coding sequence CTGTGGCTGGAGGGACTGGGCGGACTGCGCAACGCCGTCCGCCAGGAACTCGTGGGCCGGCAGGTCGACGAACAGATCGCGCACCGCTTCCCGGTCGGGCAGCGGCTGCGCGTCCTGGACGTCGGCATGGGCCAGGGCACCCAGGCGCTGCGTCTCGCCCGCGCCGGGCACAAGGTCACCGGACTCGAACAGGATCCCGCGATGCTCGCCGTCGCCCGGGAGGCACTGGCGGCCGAGCCCGCCGGCATCCAGGACCGGGTCGAGCTGCTGGAGGGCGACGGCCGTGAGACCGGCGCCCACTTCCTGCCGGGCAGCTTCGACGTGGTGCTCTGCCACGGCGTACTGATGTACGTGCCCGAGCCGGACGCGATGCTGGCCGGGCTGGCCCGCATGCTGGCGCCCGGCGGGCTGCTGTCCCTGCTGGTGCGCAACGGCGACGCCCTCGCCATGCGGCCGGGGCTGGGCGCCGACTGGTCGGCCGCGCTGGCCGCCTTCGACACCGTCGACTACACGAACCGGCTCGGGCTGGACGTACGGGCCGACCGGCTGGCCGGGCTCACGGCCACGCTGTCGGGGATCGGCGCCCCGCTGTCGGCCTGGTACGGCGTACGCGTCTTCACCGACGGCACCGAGGCCGGCGAGACGCTGCCCCCGGACGAGGAGCTGGAGCGGCTGCTGGCCGCCGAGGACCGCGCCGGGCGGACCGACCCCTACCGCGGGGTCGCCGCACTGCTGCACCTGTGCGGCGTACGGGGCTGA
- a CDS encoding DUF3043 domain-containing protein codes for MGFVFGSRSSKEEKAAATDKVSADLSQPRDPQAPKGRPTPKRAVAQSQRKAVVASTGNRKEDAKRARERRREEMARQREALANGDQRYLPARDKGPVRKFVRDYVDSRFSVAEMFLPLAVIILVLSMVRVPSIQNVALLLWLAVIALILVDSVGLGFRLNKALTRRFPDEPRRGAVAYGLMRTLQMRRLRLPKPQVKRGERP; via the coding sequence TTGGGTTTTGTGTTTGGTAGCCGTTCCTCCAAGGAAGAGAAGGCCGCCGCCACCGACAAGGTGAGCGCCGACCTCTCGCAGCCCCGTGATCCGCAGGCCCCCAAGGGCCGCCCGACGCCGAAGCGTGCTGTGGCACAGTCGCAGCGCAAGGCCGTCGTGGCATCGACCGGCAATCGCAAGGAGGATGCAAAGCGCGCCCGCGAGCGCCGTCGCGAAGAGATGGCGCGGCAGCGCGAGGCCCTCGCCAACGGCGACCAGCGCTACCTGCCGGCCCGCGACAAGGGCCCCGTGCGCAAGTTCGTCCGCGACTACGTGGACTCCCGCTTCTCCGTCGCCGAGATGTTCCTGCCGCTGGCCGTGATCATCCTGGTGCTGAGCATGGTGCGGGTGCCGTCCATCCAGAACGTCGCCCTGCTGCTGTGGCTCGCCGTGATCGCGCTGATCCTCGTCGACTCCGTCGGGCTCGGCTTCCGGCTGAACAAGGCCCTCACCCGGCGCTTCCCCGACGAGCCGCGCCGCGGCGCGGTCGCGTACGGCCTCATGCGCACCCTCCAGATGCGCCGGCTCCGTCTTCCGAAGCCGCAGGTCAAGCGCGGGGAACGGCCCTGA
- a CDS encoding PspA/IM30 family protein has translation MSGVMKRMGMIFRAKANKALDRAEDPRETLDYSYQKQLELLQKVRRGVADVATSRKRLELQLNQLQGQSAKLEDQGRKALALGREDLAREALSRRASLQQQVSDLEVQHQTLQGEEEKLTLAAQRLQAKVDAFRTKKETIKATYTAAQAQTRIAESFSGISEEMSDVGLAIQRAEDKTAQLQARAGAIDELLASGALDDQSGLGSKDDIQAELDRLSGGTDVELELQRMKAELAGGPSAQQQAIEGGAQGSAQQSPQTQHRFDKQ, from the coding sequence ATGAGCGGTGTCATGAAGCGTATGGGGATGATCTTCCGCGCGAAGGCGAACAAGGCCCTGGACCGGGCCGAGGACCCGCGCGAGACCCTCGACTACTCGTACCAGAAGCAGCTGGAGCTGCTGCAGAAGGTGCGCCGCGGCGTCGCCGACGTGGCGACCTCGCGCAAGCGCCTGGAGCTGCAGCTCAACCAGCTCCAGGGCCAGTCCGCCAAGCTGGAGGACCAGGGCCGCAAGGCCCTCGCCCTGGGCCGCGAGGACCTGGCGCGCGAGGCGCTGTCCCGGCGCGCCTCGCTCCAGCAGCAGGTCAGCGACCTGGAGGTGCAGCACCAGACCCTCCAGGGCGAGGAGGAGAAGCTGACGCTGGCCGCGCAGCGCCTGCAGGCCAAGGTGGACGCCTTCCGTACGAAGAAGGAGACCATCAAGGCCACGTACACGGCGGCGCAGGCCCAGACCCGGATCGCGGAGTCCTTCTCCGGCATCTCCGAGGAGATGAGCGACGTCGGCCTGGCCATCCAGCGGGCCGAGGACAAGACGGCCCAGCTCCAGGCCCGCGCGGGCGCGATCGACGAGCTGCTGGCCTCCGGCGCCCTCGACGACCAGAGCGGCCTCGGCTCCAAGGACGACATCCAGGCCGAGCTCGACCGCCTCTCGGGCGGTACGGACGTGGAGCTGGAGCTCCAGCGGATGAAGGCGGAGCTGGCCGGGGGCCCCTCGGCGCAGCAGCAGGCCATCGAAGGCGGCGCCCAGGGCAGTGCCCAGCAGTCCCCCCAGACCCAGCACCGCTTCGACAAGCAGTAG
- the pspAA gene encoding PspA-associated protein PspAA — translation MIVRIMGEGQVKVADGHFAELNKLDDELLAEMESGDEEGFRRTLGALLDAVRRLGSPLPDDALEPSELILPAPDASLDEVREMLSDDGLIPG, via the coding sequence ATGATTGTCCGCATCATGGGGGAAGGGCAGGTGAAGGTGGCCGACGGCCACTTCGCCGAGCTCAACAAGCTGGACGACGAGCTGCTCGCGGAGATGGAGAGCGGTGACGAGGAGGGCTTCCGGCGGACGCTGGGCGCGCTGCTCGACGCCGTGCGGCGGCTCGGCTCGCCGCTGCCGGACGACGCCCTGGAGCCGTCCGAGCTGATCCTCCCCGCGCCGGACGCCTCGCTCGACGAGGTCAGGGAGATGCTCAGCGACGACGGGCTGATCCCGGGCTGA
- a CDS encoding adenosylcobinamide-GDP ribazoletransferase, translating into MKDSFDDQPPEPPEPPLTPPDERASLRDGVRFAFGTLTVLPARITRWDRPAARTGMACAPLAGLVVGVLAAVPGVLLLVLGGGPLLAAAVTVAVPAALTRGLHLDGLADTADGLGSAKPAAAALRIMKQSDIGPFGVVALLLVLLVQAGALADLYAESWVHGALATVIAAVTARLAMTMAARDGVPPARPEGLGAAVAGVLPTRSAAWIAALVAASAGAAALPVGPGAAVQCAGAVLIALAAAESLLRRCVRRFDGVTGDVFGALAEIAATTALVVLALG; encoded by the coding sequence ATGAAAGATTCGTTCGACGACCAGCCCCCCGAGCCGCCCGAGCCGCCGCTGACGCCGCCCGACGAGCGCGCCTCGCTGCGCGACGGCGTGCGCTTCGCGTTCGGCACGCTCACCGTGCTGCCCGCCCGCATCACCCGCTGGGACCGCCCCGCGGCCCGTACCGGCATGGCCTGTGCCCCGCTGGCCGGACTCGTCGTGGGCGTACTCGCGGCCGTGCCGGGGGTGCTCCTGCTGGTGCTGGGCGGCGGCCCGCTGCTCGCCGCGGCCGTCACCGTCGCCGTTCCGGCCGCCCTGACGCGGGGGCTGCACCTCGACGGGCTCGCCGACACCGCCGACGGGCTGGGCAGCGCGAAGCCCGCCGCGGCGGCCCTGCGGATCATGAAGCAGTCCGACATCGGCCCCTTCGGGGTGGTGGCGCTCCTGCTGGTGCTGCTGGTCCAGGCCGGGGCGCTGGCGGACCTCTACGCCGAGAGCTGGGTCCACGGCGCCCTGGCGACGGTCATCGCGGCCGTCACCGCCCGGCTGGCCATGACGATGGCCGCCCGGGACGGCGTACCTCCGGCCCGCCCCGAGGGGCTGGGGGCGGCCGTCGCCGGGGTGCTCCCCACGCGCTCGGCCGCCTGGATCGCCGCGCTGGTGGCCGCCTCGGCCGGCGCTGCGGCCCTGCCGGTGGGCCCGGGCGCCGCCGTCCAGTGCGCGGGCGCGGTCCTGATCGCGCTGGCGGCGGCGGAGTCCCTGCTGCGCCGGTGCGTGCGCCGCTTCGACGGGGTCACCGGTGACGTGTTCGGCGCCCTCGCCGAGATCGCCGCGACCACGGCCCTCGTGGTCCTGGCCCTGGGCTGA
- a CDS encoding response regulator: MEETPTTIRVLLADDQALLRSAFKVLVDSEPDMEVVGEASDGAQAYALARETRPDVVLMDIRMPGTDGLAATRMISADPELAAVRVVMLTTFEVDEYVVQSLRAGASGFLGKGAEPDELLNAIRVAAAGEALLSPAATKGLIATFLAQGGGADPGAPTAHAERLAALTVREREVLVHVAAGLSNDEIAGRLEVSPLTVKTHVNRAMAKLSARDRAQLVVIAYESGLVRPRVD, encoded by the coding sequence GTGGAAGAGACGCCGACGACCATCAGGGTGCTGCTCGCCGACGACCAGGCGCTGCTGCGCAGCGCGTTCAAGGTGCTGGTCGACTCCGAGCCCGACATGGAGGTCGTCGGCGAGGCCTCCGACGGGGCCCAGGCCTACGCGCTCGCCCGGGAGACCCGGCCCGACGTGGTCCTCATGGACATCCGGATGCCCGGCACGGACGGGCTCGCCGCCACCCGCATGATCAGCGCCGACCCCGAACTCGCCGCCGTCCGCGTCGTCATGCTGACGACCTTCGAGGTCGACGAGTACGTCGTGCAGTCCCTGCGGGCGGGCGCCTCCGGGTTCCTCGGCAAGGGCGCCGAGCCCGACGAGCTCCTCAACGCCATCCGCGTCGCCGCCGCCGGGGAGGCGCTCCTGTCCCCGGCCGCCACCAAAGGGCTCATCGCCACCTTCCTCGCCCAGGGCGGCGGCGCCGACCCCGGCGCCCCCACCGCGCACGCCGAACGGCTCGCCGCGCTGACCGTGCGCGAGCGCGAGGTCCTCGTACACGTCGCCGCGGGCCTGTCCAACGACGAGATCGCCGGACGGCTCGAAGTCAGCCCGCTCACCGTCAAGACCCACGTGAACCGCGCCATGGCCAAGCTGAGCGCCCGCGACCGGGCCCAACTGGTGGTCATCGCCTACGAATCGGGCCTGGTCCGGCCCCGCGTCGACTAG